In one window of Leifsonia sp. NPDC080035 DNA:
- a CDS encoding dihydrofolate reductase family protein, translating to MSTVIVNQTITADGYAAGLDQSEERPFGADGGDGWGDRLHSWMFDHAEENTAEVEQMAGARAHIMGRNMFGPVRGPWDRDWNGWWGDDPPFHGPVFVLTHHPRDPQPMEGGTTYHFVTDGIESALEEAREAAGDGEISIQGGASTINQYLAAGLVDELRLHIVPFTLGAGVRLFDGAPPLDLEQVTARAASTVMHVTYRVR from the coding sequence ATGAGCACCGTCATCGTCAACCAGACCATCACCGCGGACGGCTATGCCGCCGGTCTCGACCAGAGCGAGGAGCGGCCGTTCGGTGCGGACGGCGGCGACGGCTGGGGCGACAGGCTGCATTCCTGGATGTTCGACCACGCCGAGGAGAACACGGCCGAGGTCGAGCAGATGGCCGGTGCGCGGGCGCACATCATGGGTCGCAACATGTTCGGCCCCGTGCGCGGCCCGTGGGACCGCGACTGGAACGGCTGGTGGGGTGACGACCCGCCGTTCCACGGTCCCGTGTTCGTTCTGACGCATCACCCGCGCGACCCCCAGCCGATGGAGGGCGGCACCACCTACCACTTCGTCACGGACGGCATCGAATCGGCGCTCGAGGAGGCACGGGAGGCGGCGGGCGACGGCGAGATCTCCATCCAGGGCGGCGCGAGCACCATCAACCAGTACCTCGCCGCGGGACTGGTCGACGAGCTGCGGCTGCACATCGTCCCCTTCACGCTCGGCGCCGGCGTCCGCCTCTTCGACGGCGCGCCCCCGCTCGACCTGGAGCAGGTCACCGCGCGGGCGGCGAGCACCGTTATGCACGTGACGTACAGGGTGCGGTGA
- a CDS encoding SHOCT domain-containing protein encodes MSFWDFLVWTFWFYLVFVCITIFVRVIIDVFRDPGLNGWAKALWVLFLVVVPFLAAFIYLIARGGRMAQRSVAGMAETQQANDAYIRSVAGGSSPASEIESAKRLLDSGAITQAEFAELKSRALSGAA; translated from the coding sequence ATGAGTTTTTGGGATTTCCTCGTCTGGACGTTCTGGTTCTACCTCGTGTTCGTGTGCATCACGATCTTCGTCCGCGTCATCATCGACGTGTTCAGGGACCCGGGGCTGAACGGTTGGGCGAAGGCGCTGTGGGTGCTGTTCCTGGTCGTCGTGCCCTTCCTGGCCGCCTTCATCTATCTGATCGCCAGAGGCGGCCGGATGGCCCAGCGGAGTGTCGCAGGGATGGCGGAGACGCAGCAGGCCAACGATGCGTACATCCGGTCCGTGGCGGGTGGTTCCTCTCCGGCAAGCGAGATCGAGTCGGCGAAACGCTTGCTCGACAGCGGTGCGATCACCCAGGCGGAGTTCGCGGAGCTGAAGTCGCGGGCGCTGTCCGGCGCTGCCTGA